AATCGGTCGAGGACTTATCCACACACTTAGCAACTGATCATGCAGATCCAGTTTTCAGGGAATAAAAGAAGCCATCCAGCTTGGATGGTTTTTTTGTACTATTTGAAGACTGAAATTTCCGACGAATCACTTTAAAAAGGAGTCATGTCATTATGAAACAAGCTTCTTCGAATCGGCTCCACTACGCCTGGATCATTGCGGGTGTCACTTTTTTTATCCTTTTGGTCGGTGCTGGAATTCGCTCTGCTCCTGGTGTATTTATGGTTCCTGTTGAACAAGAATTTGGCTGGAGTCGCTCTTCTATCTCAATAGCGCTGTCAATTAATCTATTGCTATACGGATTGGTAGGTCCGTTTGCAGCAGCAGTCATGGATCGATTCGGAATAAGGCGTATCACGATTATTGCCCTTATCCTGTTAGCATTGGGTTCCTCCCTCACTACTTGGATGCAGGCCTCCTGGCAACTGACTGTACTTTGGGGAGTCGTTGTTGGACTGGGTTCAGGATGCACGGCTTCTGTATTGGGAGCGATGATCGCAAATCGGTGGTTTGTGAAGCAACGAGGATTGGTTATGGGTATATTAACAGCGAGCGGTGCAACAGGAGAGCTGGTATTTCTTCCTCTTCTCGCAAGCTTGGCTGAATCAGATGGCTGGCGGACGGCATCGTGGGTGATTGCAACAGCAGCGCTGATCTTGGTTCCAATTGTGGCTGTCTTGATGCGTGATCGACCAAGTGATAAGGGACTTCAGGCATTTGGCGCGACAGAAGCTGATCAAGAAATAGAAAACATCAAGCAAAACCCTTTTCGTGCAGCTGTTGATGGTTTGGTAAGAGGATCTCGTTCCTTTGATTTCTGGTTGTTGGCTGGTAGCTTTTTTATTTGCGGTCTCTCTACAAATGGATTAATCGGTACTCATTTTATAGCTGCTTGTATGGAGTACGGCATTCCAGCGGTAACGGCTGCAAGTTTACTCGCTCTCATAGGTATCTTTGATATTATCGGAACAACATTGTCGGGATGGCTATCGGATCGTTTTAACAATCGTTTGCACTTGTTTTGGTATTACGGTTTACGGGGATTTTCGCTAATGCTGCTTCCAGCAGCGCTATCCTCTTCTACGTTTACCTTGGCTTATTCATTGTCTTCTATGGCTTAGATTGGGTAGCTACTGTTCCTCCAACGCTTAAGTTGACAACAGATATTTTTGGAAAACAGCAATCAGGAATTGTGTTTGGGTGGATATTGGCCGCACATCAATTAGGTGCTGCTGTGGCCGCTTACGGTGGTGGAGTCATTTATACCATGTTGAATAGTTACTTTCTCATGTTTATCATTGCGGGAATATTTTGCTTGATTGCTTCTGTCATGGTTATGCGTATTGGAAGGAACGCGCTCACGGCGAAAATTTCCGGGAACATGTAGCGGTAAAGATATCGATTGAAAGAAAAACACCCGAGTGGATACTAGATCACTCGGGTGTTAGTTTTCAGGCTGCGGATATATGGGAAGGATGATGCGGAAAACAGCACCGTGGAGTGGACCATTTTCTGCTTGTAGACGGCCGTACGAACGTTCGATAATTGCTCGAGAAATAGCTAGCCCCAGTCCGACATCACCATTTTTTCCTTTCACAAAACGATGAAATAAATGAGGGAGAAGCTCTTCCGGGATGCCCTCACCATCATCTTGTATTTCTATTTGGAGTTGGCGTTTGCCTGGTTTGATTTCGATCGTGATCTGATCCTTGGCATGGCGCAAAGCATTTCCAATGATATTCAACAAGGCTTGAAGAAACTTTCCCTCATCGACATACACTACGTCATTGGTTTTAAGTGGACTTACTGAAATCGTTACATTGTGTTGGAGCTGCAAAGGATGTAAACGCTCAATGGCCCGTGTCACCAGGTCAGTAGCGGAATGCCATGAGGGATCAAACAAATTCTCTTCGCCTTCAAGCTTGGCCAACAATATAATTTCAGTCACAATATGCTTTAATCGATTGGTTTCCTCTACGATGACATCAAAACCTTTTTCAGCAGCAGCATCTACAAAAACGCCATCGCGAATTCCCTCGGCGTATCCTTGAATGGACATGAGAGGGGTTTTTAGCTCATGGGAAGCATTCTGTAAAAATTGCCGCTGGATTTCATGAAAACGATCAAGCTCTTGTGCCATGGAGTAAACACTATTCGAGACTTCAGCAATTTCACCGCGAGCAGGAATAAGCTGGACTTCGGAAAAACGCCTTGCTTGAACCTTTTTAATTTCTCTCGTCAATTTATGGAGTGGCTTCACCATACTACGTGTAATAAAAAAGCTGAGCAAAATGGTAGATACGGCTCCAATCAAAACGATGAGCAATATGTTATTCGTCATCTCCATACGAATGTCTTTTAGCCCACGTACAGGAGAGGCCAGAATCAGTCGTTGCTTTTCGTCGTTTTTAAATGCCAAGTTAACGACCACGTAATCATCGCTACCAACCATCCATATGTTTCGATTTTGCCTTTTCTCCGCTTTACGCTCAAGGGCATCCATCCACTCATTCAAATTGGAAGAAGGCAGGGACGTGTAGAGTACTTTTTTCTTTTTGCCTAAGAGTAAAACTTCTATCTTACGATTGGAGACGAGAAGCTTTTCGAGCTCTGCGACTCCCTCAGTTTCAATCTTTACATTCGATTCGTTCATTTTTTCAATCCAGAATCGCCCTTTTAGGTTTAATTCATTCTTTTGCTGCTCGATTAAATTATCCAGCAAAAACGAATTGATCAGGACGGCTGATACCCCCATGACAAGACAGAGAAGAAGGGCGAACATCAACGTAATACGAAATTGGATACTCATTCATCCTTCGTTCCTTCCAAAGTTCGCAGCCGATACCCAAAGCCCCAGACGGTTTCGAGAGGGATCTTGTCCAGCTTTTTTCGGATACGACGAATGAGATCATCAACCACTCGGTCACTTCCAAAATAATCATATCCCCATATAAGAGAGAGCAGCTCATCACGGGAAAAAGCCCGATTCGGATACTCCGATAAAAGACTGAGCACCTGAAACTCTTTCGAGGTCACCTCTACTTCCTCCCCAAAAGAGTAAACAAGACGTTTTTCCTTATCTAATACAAGAGCACTGTTTACAGCCTCTTCCGTATTCCTGTCTTTCGCAATGAAAGGGGATTCTTCCGTATGGGATTTCATCTGTTTCCAACGTTGAAGTGCCCGATTCACACGTGCCACTAATTCACGAGGGCTAAAAGGTTTGGTGAGATAATCGTCGCTTCCTAGCTCTAGTCCAAGAATCTTGTCCACTTCTTCGTCGCGAGCGGAAACCATGATGATAGGCGTTTCTGAGCCAGCACGAATACGTCGACAAAACTCATAGCCATTCATACCTGGCAACATGATGTCCAATACCCATAGATCGGGGGAATTCTCTTGCTCTAAAGTAATAGCCTCTTCGGCTGATTCAACTGCAGTTGTAACATAGCCTTCCTTTTGCAGATAGGCTTCGACGATCTGACGAATATTGATGTCATCGTCTACGATAGCAATGTGAAAGGTCTTCATAGGATTCCTCCGCGAACCTTTAGATTCTCACTTTATTGTACATCTTCAAACGGACTTAAGCAGTTGTTGAAGGCATTTCCCACACTTTTCCCATACTTTCCTACGTTTCTTACAAGAGTGTAAGGAAATTGAAACCCAAATCGATAGGACTACGTGTTCATTCCCTGTAAAATCAAAGTACATTCAATAAACGGAGGGATACACCATGAGAAAACTACTACAGATGATCGCGCTTACGTTCGGATTGTTAATCGATACGAAGACAATGATTCGCTCCTCCGAATTGGAAATGGTCGTGAAGCTGTAAAGATGATCATAAATACAAGTAAAAAACATGAACTTCTAGGCGCCAGAATGTAGGGGCCTTTTTTGTTTTGTGTGATGACTGAGCGTGGAACGGGGCTGGAATATTTAGGGATATTACGAAATTCGTGAGGTACGACCAAAATCGGTGGAAAATCTTGAGGGAATGGATTGATTTAGCTGGATTTTTTGGACGTGCCCTCTCCCTATATGGTATAATGAAGTATTGTGATAACCAGTTGGAGGTTTACCCTTTATGGCAGAAGAAACTGCTCGGTTTCCAAAAGTCGATATTAGCCACGAAATGAGAGAATCGTTCATTAGCTATGCGATGAGCGTTATCGTCAGTCGGGCTTTGCCTGACGTTCGCGATGGTTTGAAGCCTGTACACAGGCGTATTTTGTATGCCATGCACGATATGGGCCTTACTCCTGACAAGCCGTTCCGTAAATCGGCAAACGTTGTCGGGGAAGTAATGGCGAACTACCATCCGCATGGTGACTCTTCCATCTATGAAGCGATGGTACGTATGGCCCAAGATTTTAACATGCGCTACATGCTGGTTGAAGGGCAAGGGAACTTCGGTTCTGTAGACGGCGACCCGGCAGCGGCGATGCGTTATACGGAGTCGCGTTTTTCCAAGCTCGCGCTGGAGCTTTTGCGCGATATTGATAAAGAAACGGTCGATTTCATTCCTAACTACGACGGACGCAAAGAAGAGCCGGTTGTATTGCCTTCTCGTTTCCCGAACCTGCTTTTGAACGGGGCATCAGGGATTGCTGTAGGTATGGCTACCAATATTCCGCCGCATAACTTGACGGAAGTTGTTGATGGCGTCATTGCCATGATCGACAATCCTGATATTACGATTCAAGATTTGATGAAAATCATTAAGGGACCTGACTTCCCTACAGCAGGGGAGATTCTCGGTTACAGTGGTATTCGTCGTGCCTATGAAACAGGCCGTGGTTCCATTATTATGCGTGCCAAAACCCAGATTGAAGAGGATGGGAAAGGAAAACCGCGCATCATCGTAACAGAGATTCCTTTTCAGGTGAACAAGGCTAGACTCGTGGAAAAAATCGCGGAGCTTGTACGCGAGAAAAAAATCGAAGGGATTACCGACCTTCGTGATGAGTCTGACCGCAAAGGAATGCGTATCGTCATGGAATTGCGCCGTGACGTCATTCCAAAGGTTGTATTGAACAATCTGTTTAAGCATACTCAAATGCAGTCTACATTTGGTGTGAATATGCTGGCACTCGTTGACAGCCGTCCGCGTGTATTGAATCTGCGTGACATGCTCTATTACTATTTGGAGCACCAACGTGTCATTATCCGCAGAAGGACCGAATACGATCTCAAGCAAGCAGAAGCTCGTGCGCATATCTTAGAAGGCTTGCGCATTGCATTGGATCATATTGACGAGATTATCAGCTTGATTCGCTCCTCTCAAACCACAGAAGAAGCTCGTACAGGACTCATGGAAAATTACTCCTTGTCCTACGAGCAGGCACAGGCCATTCTCGATATGCGTCTGCAACGCTTAACTGGTTTGGAACGAGAAAAAATCGAGAACGAATACCAAGAACTCATGGTAAAAATCGCAGAACTGCGTGCTATTCTTGCAGACGAAGCCAAAATCTACGCGATCATCCGGGAAGAACTGGGTGAGATCAAAGAGAAGTTTGGCGATGCAAGACGCACGGAAATTACTTTCGATGAGAATCATATCGAAGATGCTGATTTGATCCCAGAGGAAGATGTCGTTATCACCCTGACGCATGATGGTTATATTAAGCGTCTGCCTGTTTCCACCTACCGTTCGCAAAAACGTGGTGGACGTGGCGTGCAGGGGTTGGGAACCAAGGATGACGATTTTGTCGAGCATCTGTACATTACCAACTCGCATGATTACATCATGTTCTTCACAAGCAAAGGGAAGGTTTATCGCCTAAAAGGATTCGAGATTCCTGACCTGAGCCGGACAGCGAAAGGTACCCCAATCATCAATCTCATTCAGATTGAAAAAGGGGAGCGGGTTAGTGCGGTAATCCCTGTGAAGGAGTTTGATCAAGAACATTACCTGTTCTTTGCGACCAAGAAGGGGATTATTAAGAAAACGACGCTGGAGTCTTATGGAAATATTCGCAAAGGCGGACTGATTGCGGTTAACCTGCGCGAGGATGATGAATTGATAGGTGTTCGTTTGACGGATGGCCAACAACAAATCATCATGGGTACTCACAAAGGCATGTCTGTTCGCTTCAACGAGGGAGACGTTCGTACGATGGGACGTAACGCCACCGGTGTGAAGGGGATTACCCTAGACGACGATGATGATGTCATCGATATGGACGTTATCAAACCAAATGCAGAAGTGCTCATTGTAACTGCGAATGGTTACGGAAAACGGACCCCTGTTGATGAATACCGCATTCAATCTCGTGGCGGTAAAGGAATTAAGACACACAACGTAACCGATCGAAGCGGTCCGGTCGTTGGTCTGAAAGTCGTTGAGCCTGAAGAAGATCTGATGATTATTACCACTTCCGGTATCATCATTCGTACAGAAATGAAAGGTATTTCTGTGATGGGCCGTTACACGCAAGGTGTGAAACTGATCCGTTTGTCTGAAAATGAGCAAGTGGGATCAGTCGCTAAGTGTCCTCCAACTGAGGAAGAGGATATGTTGGATGAAGATGCGGAAGAGAGAATCGAGGATCTGCAAGACGGAGAGACTGTCGAAGCAACTGAGCCTACCGAACCGTCAGAGGAATAAATAAAATCATGTCGAAAGCGTCCCGCATAATGTGGGGCGTTTTTTCGTGTAAGTGCAGAAAGTTTGTCCTGCCCAGTGCTTTTTTCCTGCAAATGGTTTGGGTTTGAAGTAAAATTGGGAAATGGATACTATATCATTAACAAGTTGGATCGGGTGGTGAGCAGGTTGCCCAATGTGGAAGTGAAACAACTGACTCTTGGAGCAAAATTGGCTGAAGACGTATTTACAGCATTGGGAGGCATTCTTTTTGCAAAAGGAACCCCTCTCTATGAAAGAGAAGTTCAATTCTTAGAAGCGTTCATGATCAAGCAGGTGCAAGTAGAGGATTCAGGAGGGGCTTGGTCTGACCAAGGTGAACCAACCAAGGTAGATACGCCAGAAGCTTCTGATAAGTTTATCCAAGCTAAACCTGTGTTTCAGGAGTCATTTGATAAAGCAGTGTTTACACTGAAAAATTTGATGACCCGCGTACAAGGCGGCAATAACATACCAGTTATGGAAGTCAGGGAAGTTGTTACGCCGATCATTACGGAGTTTCAGCAGCAACCACAAGTTCTTCTCTCCCTTCGACGCTTTTCAAGGATGGATAGCTACGCTTACGAGCATGCCATAGCGGTTGGGATTATTTCTTATATGATTGCAAAATGGGTCAAGGTGCCAGAAAAGGAATGGATGCAGGTCGCATTGGCGGGTACATTGCTCGATATAGGAAAAACGAAAATTGATCGTCGGATTTTGCAAAAACCAGGGAAGCTTACGCCAGACGAATTCGAAGAGATGAAGAAGCATACCGTTTATGGCTACCAAATTATTAAGTCATCCCACGGTTTAAGTGAAGGTGTTGCATTAGCGGCTTTGCAACATCATGAGCGAGAAGATGGTTCAGGCTATCCGCTAGGTTTACCTGGTTCTAAATTGCATTTATATAGTAAAATTGTCGCTGTGGCCGATGTGTATCACGCAATGAGCTCAGATCGTGTGCACCAAAAGGCATTGTCTCCCTATCAAGTAGTGGAGCAATTAGTGCAGGATAGCTTCGGGAAACTTGATCCTACCATTGTTCGGACATTTGTGGAGGGGATCACTCAATTCGCTGTAGGAACGCTCGTTGAATTAAGTGATGGAACTATTGGGAAGATCGTATTTACAGATCGTAATCACCCAACGAGACCAATGGTTGAAACAGGTGGACAAATCGTAAACTTAGTCGAAGCTCGACATTTATCTATTGTGAGAGTAATGGAACAGTAAGGAAGAGAGGCGAGTGATTCGCCTCTCTTTTAATATGATTTAAAGAAATTCATTTTTATTATAAAAACCTCTTGTGCTGTTTAAAAATACGTGATAAGATACTTCTTGTCGCTTCGGTTGAAGCAACACTTCAAGAAGAAAAGTTACATAAACTATTTACTTCTTGAGCAATGTTTGATAAAGTACTGAATTGTCGCCGCTAAGCAGAACAAGATTTTTTTAAAAAAACATCTTGCAAAAGCCTAGACGGTATGATAAGATAGAAAAGTCGCCTCAAGAGAGATGACGAACAAAATGCTCTTTGAAAACTGAACAGCGAAAGCGTTAATGAGTCTATCATTAAATGATTTGCCAGCTTTGAACCAGTAACAAACTTTATTGGAGAGTTTGATCCTGGCTCAGGACGAACGCTGGCGGCGTGCCTAATACATGCAAGTCGAGCGAGTCTCTTCGGAGGCTAGCGGCGGACGGGTGAGTAACACGTAGGCAACCTGCCTCTCAGACTGGGATAACATAGGGAAACTTATGCTAATACCGGATAGGTTTTTGGATCGCATGATCCGAAAAGAAAAGGCGGCTTCGGCTGTCACTGGGAGATGGGCCTGCGGCGCATTAGCTAGTTGGTGGGGTAACGGCCTACCAAGGCGACGATGCGTAGCCGACCTGAGAGGGTGACCGGCCACACTGGGACTGAGACACGGCCCAGACTCCTACGGGAGGCAGCAGTAGGGAATTTTCCACAATGGACGAAAGTCTGATGGAGCAACGCCGCGTGAACGATGAAGGTCTTCGGATTGTAAAGTTCTGTTGTTAGGGACGAATAAGTACCGTTCGAATAGGGCGGTACCTTGACGGTACCTGACGAGAAAGCCACGGCTAACTACGTGCCAGCAGCCGCGGTAATACGTAGGTGGCAAGCGTTGTCCGGATTTATTGGGCGTAAAGCGCGCGCAGGCGGCTATGTAAGTCTGGTGTTAAAGCCCGGAGCTCAACTCCGGTTCGCATCGGAAACTGTGTAGCTTGAGTGCAGAAGAGGAAAGCGGTATTCCACGTGTAGCGGTGAAATGCGTAGAGATGTGGAGGAACACCAGTGGCGAAGGCGGCTTTCTGGTCTGTAACTGACGCTGAGGCGCGAAAGCGTGGGGAGCAAACAGGATTAGATACCCTGGTAGTCCACGCCGTAAACGATGAGTGCTAGGTGTTGGGGGTTTCAATACCCTCAGTGCCGCAGCTAACGCAATAAGCACTCCGCCTGGGGAGTACGCTCGCAAGAGTGAAACTCAAAGGAATTGACGGGGGCCCGCACAAGCGGTGGAGCATGTGGTTTAATTCGAAGCAACGCGAAGAACCTTACCAGGTCTTGACATCCCGCTGACCGCTCTGGAGACAGAGCTTCCCTTCGGGGCAGCGGTGACAGGTGGTGCATGGTTGTCGTCAGCTCGTGTCGTGAGATGTTGGGTTAAGTCCCGCAACGAGCGCAACCCTTATCTTTAGTTGCCAGCATTCAGTTGGGCACTCTAGAGAGACTGCCGTCGACAAGACGGAGGAAGGCGGGGATGACGTCAAATCATCATGCCCCTTATGACCTGGGCTACACACGTGCTACAATGGTTGGTACAACGGGATGCTACCTCGCGAGGGGACGCCAATCTCTTAAAACCAATCTCAGTTCGGATTGTAGGCTGCAACTCGCCTACATGAAGTCGGAATCGCTAGTAATCGCGGATCAGCATGCCGCGGTGAATACGTTCCCGGGCCTTGTACACACCGCCCGTCACACCACGGGAGTTTGCAACACCCGAAGTCGGTGAGGTAACCGCAAGGAGCCAGCCGCCGAAGGTGGGGTAGATGACTGGGGTGAAGTCGTAACAAGGTATCCGTACCGGAAGGTGCGGATGGATCACCTCCTTTCTATGGAGATATGACCACTAACGCACATTCGCTGTTCAGTTTTGAAGGAGTATTTCCTTCATATAAGTCTGGTGATGATGGCGGAGGGGACACACCCGTTCCCATGCCGAACACGGCCGTTAAGCCCTCCAGCGCCGATGGTACTTGCTCCGCAGGGAGCCGGGAGAGTAGGACGTCGCCAGGCAGTTACTCTTACGAGTAACTATCCATTTGTTCCTTGAAAACTGGATACTGCATGAAATTGCTAAGATATTAACTGTAAGTACTTTTTAGTGCTAACCAATGTGGTTAAGTTACTAAGGGCACACGGTGGATGCCTTGGCGCTAGGAGCCGAAGAAGGACGCAGCGAACTGCGATAAGCCTCGGGGAGCGGTAAGCACGCTTTGATCCGGGGATCTCCGAATGGGGTAACCCACCATCTGTAATGGGATGGTATCCTTCACTGAATACATAGGTGATGAGAAGGCAGACCCGGTGAACTGAAACATCTAAGTAGCCGGAGGAAGAGAAAACAATAGTGATTCCGTCAGTAGTGGCGAGCGAACGCGGAAGAGCCTAAACCGTCGGGTTTACCCGGCGGGGTTGTGGGGCGTCTCACATGGAGTTACAAAAGATGCGCGTAGGTGAACAGCTTGGGAAAGCTGACCATAGAGCGTGATAGTCGCGTAACCTAAACGCGCATCTCTCCGAGACCAACCCCGAGTAGCGCGGGACACGTGAAATCCCGTGTGAATCTGGCAGGACCATCTGCTAAGGCTAAATACTACCTAGCGACCGATAGTGAACCAGTACCGTGAGGGAAAGGTGAAAAGCACCCCGGGAGGGGAGTGAAATAGTACCTGAAACCGTGTGCTTACAAATAGTCGGAGCCCGTTAAAAGGGTGACGGCGTGCCTTTTGTAGAATGAACCGGCGAGTTACGGTAGCGTGCGAGGTTAAGTTGAAGAGACGGAGCCGCAGCGAAAGCGAGTCTGAATAGGGCGATAGTACGCTGCCGTAGACCCGAAACCGTGTGATCTAGCCATGTCCAGGGTGAAGGTAGGGTAACACCTACTGGAGGCCCGAACCCACGCACGTTGAAAAGTGCGGGGATGAGGTGTGGCTAGCGGTGAAATTCCAATCGAACTCGGAGATAGCTGGTTCTCCCCGAAATAGCTTTAGGGCTAGCCTCGGAATTTAGAGTCTTGGAGGTAGAGCACTGATTGGACTAGGGGCCCTCATCGGGTTACCGAATTCAGTCAAACTCCGAATGCCAATGACTTATGTCCGGGAGTCAGACGGTGAGTGCTAAGATCCATCGTCAAAAGGGAAACAGCCCAGACCATCAGCTAAGGTCCCCAAGTATACGTTAAGTGGGAAACGATGTGGAGTTGCCCAGACAACCAGGATGTTGGCTTAGAAGCAGCCACCATTTAAAGAGTGCGTAATAGCTCACTGGTCGAGTGACTCTGCGCGGAAAATGTAACGGGGCTAAACGTATCACCGAAGCTATGGCAGTCCTTACGGACTGGGTAGGGGAGCGTTCCAAGCAGCAGTGAAGCCGTACTGGAAAGAGCGGTGGAGCGCTTGGAAGTGAGAATGCCGGTGTAAGTAGCGAAAAGACAAGTGAGAATCTTGTCCACCGAAAGCCTAAGGTTTCCTGGGGAAGGCTCGTCCTCCCAGGGTTAGTCGGGACCTAAGCTGAGGCCGAAAGGCGTAGGCGATGGACAACAGGTTGATATTCCTGTACCACCTCTGTTCCGCTTGAGCAATGGCGTGACGCAGGAGGATAGGGTGAGCGGCCTACTGGATGGCCGTCCAAGCAGTGAGTGTGGTGTGTAGGCAAATCCGCACACCGATAAGCATGAGCTGTGATGGCGAGGGAAATTTAAGTACCGAAGTCCCTGATTTCACACTGCCAAGAAAAGCGTCTAGCGAGGAACAAGGTGCCCGTACCGCAAACCGACACAGGTAGGCGAGGAGAGAATCCTAAGGTGCGCGGGATAACTCTTGCTAAGGAACTCGGCAAAATGGCCCCGTAACTTCGGGAGAAGGGGCGCCTCGGTAGGGTTAATAGCCCGAGGGGGCCGCAGTGAAAAGGCCCAAGCGACTGTTTAGCAAAAACACAGGTCTCTGCGAAGCCGCAAGGCGAAGTATAGGGGCTGACGCCTGCCCGGTGCTGGAAGGTTAAGGGGATGAGTTAGCGCAAGCGAAGCTTTGAACCGAAGCCCCAGTAAACGGCGGCCGTAACTATAACGGTCCTAAGGTAGCGAAATTCCTTGTCGGGTAAGTTCCGACCCGCACGAAAGGCGTAACGACTTGGGCGCTGTCTCGGCAAGAGACCCGGTGAAATCATAATACCTGTGAAGATGCAGGTTACCCGCGACAAGACGGAAAGACCCCATGGAGCTTTACTGTAGCCTGGTATTGGAACTTTGTGCATCATGTACAGGATAGGTGGGAAGCTGAGAAGCAGGGGCGCCAGCCTCTG
This genomic stretch from Brevibacillus sp. DP1.3A harbors:
- a CDS encoding HAMP domain-containing sensor histidine kinase, which encodes MSIQFRITLMFALLLCLVMGVSAVLINSFLLDNLIEQQKNELNLKGRFWIEKMNESNVKIETEGVAELEKLLVSNRKIEVLLLGKKKKVLYTSLPSSNLNEWMDALERKAEKRQNRNIWMVGSDDYVVVNLAFKNDEKQRLILASPVRGLKDIRMEMTNNILLIVLIGAVSTILLSFFITRSMVKPLHKLTREIKKVQARRFSEVQLIPARGEIAEVSNSVYSMAQELDRFHEIQRQFLQNASHELKTPLMSIQGYAEGIRDGVFVDAAAEKGFDVIVEETNRLKHIVTEIILLAKLEGEENLFDPSWHSATDLVTRAIERLHPLQLQHNVTISVSPLKTNDVVYVDEGKFLQALLNIIGNALRHAKDQITIEIKPGKRQLQIEIQDDGEGIPEELLPHLFHRFVKGKNGDVGLGLAISRAIIERSYGRLQAENGPLHGAVFRIILPIYPQPEN
- a CDS encoding response regulator transcription factor, whose protein sequence is MKTFHIAIVDDDINIRQIVEAYLQKEGYVTTAVESAEEAITLEQENSPDLWVLDIMLPGMNGYEFCRRIRAGSETPIIMVSARDEEVDKILGLELGSDDYLTKPFSPRELVARVNRALQRWKQMKSHTEESPFIAKDRNTEEAVNSALVLDKEKRLVYSFGEEVEVTSKEFQVLSLLSEYPNRAFSRDELLSLIWGYDYFGSDRVVDDLIRRIRKKLDKIPLETVWGFGYRLRTLEGTKDE
- the gyrA gene encoding DNA gyrase subunit A; translated protein: MAEETARFPKVDISHEMRESFISYAMSVIVSRALPDVRDGLKPVHRRILYAMHDMGLTPDKPFRKSANVVGEVMANYHPHGDSSIYEAMVRMAQDFNMRYMLVEGQGNFGSVDGDPAAAMRYTESRFSKLALELLRDIDKETVDFIPNYDGRKEEPVVLPSRFPNLLLNGASGIAVGMATNIPPHNLTEVVDGVIAMIDNPDITIQDLMKIIKGPDFPTAGEILGYSGIRRAYETGRGSIIMRAKTQIEEDGKGKPRIIVTEIPFQVNKARLVEKIAELVREKKIEGITDLRDESDRKGMRIVMELRRDVIPKVVLNNLFKHTQMQSTFGVNMLALVDSRPRVLNLRDMLYYYLEHQRVIIRRRTEYDLKQAEARAHILEGLRIALDHIDEIISLIRSSQTTEEARTGLMENYSLSYEQAQAILDMRLQRLTGLEREKIENEYQELMVKIAELRAILADEAKIYAIIREELGEIKEKFGDARRTEITFDENHIEDADLIPEEDVVITLTHDGYIKRLPVSTYRSQKRGGRGVQGLGTKDDDFVEHLYITNSHDYIMFFTSKGKVYRLKGFEIPDLSRTAKGTPIINLIQIEKGERVSAVIPVKEFDQEHYLFFATKKGIIKKTTLESYGNIRKGGLIAVNLREDDELIGVRLTDGQQQIIMGTHKGMSVRFNEGDVRTMGRNATGVKGITLDDDDDVIDMDVIKPNAEVLIVTANGYGKRTPVDEYRIQSRGGKGIKTHNVTDRSGPVVGLKVVEPEEDLMIITTSGIIIRTEMKGISVMGRYTQGVKLIRLSENEQVGSVAKCPPTEEEDMLDEDAEERIEDLQDGETVEATEPTEPSEE
- a CDS encoding HD-GYP domain-containing protein; translation: MPNVEVKQLTLGAKLAEDVFTALGGILFAKGTPLYEREVQFLEAFMIKQVQVEDSGGAWSDQGEPTKVDTPEASDKFIQAKPVFQESFDKAVFTLKNLMTRVQGGNNIPVMEVREVVTPIITEFQQQPQVLLSLRRFSRMDSYAYEHAIAVGIISYMIAKWVKVPEKEWMQVALAGTLLDIGKTKIDRRILQKPGKLTPDEFEEMKKHTVYGYQIIKSSHGLSEGVALAALQHHEREDGSGYPLGLPGSKLHLYSKIVAVADVYHAMSSDRVHQKALSPYQVVEQLVQDSFGKLDPTIVRTFVEGITQFAVGTLVELSDGTIGKIVFTDRNHPTRPMVETGGQIVNLVEARHLSIVRVMEQ